Proteins encoded by one window of Sorangium aterium:
- a CDS encoding vWA domain-containing protein: MTGKNRGIYARSLFLTSLWCLGWALASGCSVSDGGTGGGGGGSGNGGSGGTDSGGTGGEPSLGGGFIASGPGASSGGGEGGGDCGGQQVEAQPRQAHLVIVLDRSDSMTKAWEASDRWTMMKGALGTALDVIQDRMSVGLQLFPSDDHCGMEAGEDLSVAVAPGETSVPAIKTLLDATDPGGATPTADALARALGYLTVGAGGALEGDKYVLLATDGGPNCNQDPAMTCEAATCTTNMDGDCPSGVPNCCVAGLTDVCLDDARTVQRVKELRAAGIKTFVVGIPGATAYAAVLDQLAVEGDTATSETSPRYFEVVDAASLGDTLTSITRDLVRTCELSLEAEPPDRAKVNVFIDDEVLPRPGDDGWDYDDSTTPPTLVIKGATCEHVKSMGAESVRVEFGCPTVEVPQ; encoded by the coding sequence ATGACCGGCAAGAACCGCGGGATCTACGCCCGCTCCTTGTTCCTGACATCGCTCTGGTGCCTGGGCTGGGCGCTCGCGTCGGGATGTTCGGTATCGGATGGCGGAACGGGTGGGGGCGGCGGCGGCTCCGGAAACGGCGGCTCCGGCGGTACGGACTCCGGGGGAACGGGCGGGGAGCCCTCCCTCGGAGGCGGCTTCATCGCGTCCGGGCCGGGCGCCAGCTCGGGCGGGGGGGAGGGCGGCGGCGACTGCGGCGGCCAGCAGGTCGAAGCTCAGCCGCGGCAGGCTCACCTCGTGATCGTGCTCGATCGCTCCGACAGCATGACCAAAGCGTGGGAAGCGAGCGACCGCTGGACGATGATGAAGGGCGCCCTCGGCACCGCGCTCGACGTGATCCAGGACAGGATGTCCGTCGGGCTTCAGCTCTTTCCCTCCGACGACCACTGCGGCATGGAGGCGGGCGAGGACCTGAGCGTGGCCGTGGCGCCGGGCGAGACATCGGTCCCCGCCATCAAGACCCTCCTGGATGCCACCGACCCCGGCGGCGCGACGCCGACCGCGGACGCCCTCGCGCGCGCCCTCGGGTACCTCACCGTGGGAGCCGGCGGCGCCCTCGAAGGTGACAAGTACGTCCTCCTGGCGACCGACGGCGGTCCCAACTGCAACCAGGATCCGGCCATGACCTGCGAGGCCGCGACCTGCACCACGAACATGGATGGGGACTGCCCTTCGGGCGTGCCGAACTGCTGCGTCGCGGGCCTGACGGACGTGTGCCTGGACGACGCGCGCACGGTGCAGCGGGTGAAGGAGCTGCGCGCGGCCGGTATCAAGACCTTCGTCGTCGGCATCCCCGGCGCGACGGCCTATGCCGCCGTGCTGGACCAGCTCGCCGTCGAGGGCGACACGGCCACGTCGGAGACCTCGCCCCGTTATTTCGAGGTGGTGGACGCGGCGAGCCTCGGCGACACGCTGACCAGCATCACGAGGGATCTCGTGAGGACCTGCGAGCTCTCGCTGGAGGCCGAGCCGCCGGACCGCGCGAAGGTGAACGTCTTCATCGACGACGAGGTGCTGCCGAGGCCGGGCGACGACGGCTGGGATTACGACGATTCGACCACCCCGCCCACCCTCGTGATCAAGGGCGCCACGTGCGAGCACGTGAAGTCCATGGGAGCGGAGAGCGTCCGTGTCGAGTTCGGCTGTCCCACCGTCGAGGTGCCGCAGTGA